From Halorientalis litorea:
GGTCGTCGCCGACGCCACCGCGACTTTCGACCGGGCGTTCGACGGCGAGTCGATGCCCGCCGATGCCGTCCACCGGTCGGCACTGGCCCACCTCGACGGCGAGTTCGCCACCGTCGTGGACGCACGGACCGTTCTCGACGCGCTTCAGTGAGCGAGCGGTCAGTCCCCGTCATCGTCGCGCCCGACGCGGGCGAGCGGTGCGAGCGGGTTGCCCACCCCCGCGAGGAGACAGCCGAGTACCGCGAGGTAGGTCAGTAACCCCCAGACGAGTACCCACGGGAGCCATCGGAGAGTGAATGCGGCGAGGACGCCAGCCACGAGGACGGCGGCCGCGGCAGTCACGGCCACGCCCGGCCGGTTCCAGAGCGTCAGTAGCCGGTCGGGATACCGCAGGAAGGCGAGTTCGAGTCCCACGGCACCGCCGACGCCGCCGACCACGGCACCGGGATGCAGGGCGGCACTCGTCCGGCCGGTCACGGTCGTGACAGTCAGGACAGCGAGGAGGGCACAGACTGCCAGTACTCCGTCGCGGTGGCGCGGGTCCATCGTCCGTCGCTACGACCGCCGGGGTGAAACGGGCACCGCCGGGTCAGTGCCGACGGGCCGCCGCCCGCCACTCGTCGCCGCGTTCCACCGCTCGCGGGCGGTCACGTGGCCGTTGTCCGACCGACGTCAACCGCCCGGCGAAGGCCCACGGGTCCACCGTCGCCGGTTCGTCTCCGCCGCTGTCGGCCGCCCGGGCACGGTCGGTGAGGTGCGCGCCGATGGCTACCGCGACTGCGGTGGCCTCCTCGGGCGTGGCCGTCTCACGGGTCGCCCGTTCGACGCGGTTGAGGATGTCGTCGAGGGACACCTCCACGATGTCGGCGTCGTCGGTCATAGTGGGATGTTGCCGTGGTCTTTCGGTGGCGTGTCCTCACGCTTGCGCCGGAGCAAGTCCAAGTCGTCGACGAGACGAGAGCGCGTCTCCGCGGGGTCGATGACGTCGTCGATGTAACCGCGTTTCGCCGGGCCGTAGGGGTGGGCGAACTCCTCGCGGAACTCGTCCATGAGTTCCTGCCGCCGGGCGTCCGGGTCGTCGGCCTCGGCGATTTCGTTCCGGAAGAGGATGTTGACCGCACCGCGCGGCCCGAGTACCGCCATCTCCGCGCCGGGCCACGCGTAGTTCACGTCCGACCCCAGCATCTTCGAGGACATGACGATGTAGGCCCCGCCGTAGGCCTTGCGCACGACGACTGACATGAGGGGGACCGTCGCCTCGGCGTAGGCGTAGATGAGTTTCGCGCCCCGGCGGATGATGCCGTTGTGTTCCTGTTCGGTCCCGGGCATGAACCCCGGCACGTCGACGAGCGTCAGCACCGGGACGTTGAACGCGTCACAGGTCCGGACGAACCGGGCGGCCTTCTCGGAGGCGTCGATGTCCAAGGTTCCGGCTGAGACGCGCGGTTGGTTGGCGACGACGCCGACGACGTGGCCGTCGAGGCGGCCGAACCCGGTCACCACGTTGCGCGCCCACCCGTCGTGTGTCTCGAAGAACGAGTCCTCGTCGACGACGCGCCCGATGACCTCGGTCATGTCGTAGGGCTTGCGTGGTTCCGCGGGCACGATGTCGGTCAACCCGTCACACGAGCGGTCGGGGTCGTCCCACGGCGAGACACGCGGCGGGTCCTCCATGTTGTTCTGCGGGAGGTACGACAGCAGGCGGCGGATGTCGTCCAGTGCCGCCTCCTCCGACTCGGCGGCGAAGTGTGCGACGCCCGAGCGAGTCGCGTGCGTCTGCGCACCGCCGAGTTCGGCCTTCGACACCTGCTCGCCGGTGACCGTCTCGATGACGTCCGGCCCCGTGATGAACATGTGGCTCGTGTCCTCGACCATGAAGGTGAAATCGGTCAGCGCGGGCGAGTACGTCGCACCGCCCGCACACGGCCCCATGATGGCCGATATCTGGGGCACGAGGCCCGACGCCTGCGTGTTCCGCTGGAATATCTTGGCGAAGCCGACCAGCGAGTCGACCCCCTCCTGAATGCGCGCGCCGCCGGAGTCGTTCAGGCCGACGACGGGCACCCCGTTCTCGATGGCCTTGTCCATCACCTTGCAAATCTTGTCGGCGACGACTTCGCCGACGCTCCCGCCCAGCACGGTGAAGTCGTGGGCGAAGACGAACACCTTCCGGCCGTCCACCTCGCCGTAGCCCGTGACCACTGCGTCGCCCGGGAACTGCTTCTCGTCCATCCCGAACGACTGTGCGCGGTGTTCGACGAACGGGTCGAGTTCCTCGAACGTGCCGTCGTCCAGCAGGTAGTCGACCCGCTCTCGGGCGGTCAGTTTCCCCTTCTCGTGTTGGCGTTCGATGCGCGCCTCGCCGCCGCCCAGTTCCGCCGCCGCTCGCCGCCGTCGCAACTCCTCGACGGGCGATTCGTCGGTCGGTTCGTCGGACTCTTCCTGCCGGCTCATACTACCACTCCATGCCGCCGTTGACGGCGAGAATCTGGCCGGTCATGTAGCTGGAGTCGGGGCCGGCGAGGAAGCGGACGATGCCGGCGACGTCGTCGACGGTGGCGAAGCGGTTGAGGGGGATGCGGTCGAGTATCTTCTGCTGGACGCGTTCGGGCACTTCCTCGAGCATGTCCGTCTCGACGAACCCCGGCGCGACGCAGTTGGCTGTCGACCCCGTGCTGGCCAGTTCCAGCGCGAGCGTCCGAGTGAATCCGAACAGCCCCGACTTCGTCGTCGCGTAGTTGGCCTGCCCGTAGTTCCCCTGCTGGCCCACCACCGAGGAAATGTTGATGAGCCGGCCGTCGTCGGCTGTTTTGAGGTCCTCGAAGAAGGCGTTGGTCGTGTTGTAGACGCCGCCGAGGTTCACGTCGATGACCCGCTCCCAGTCCTCTTTGGTCATGTTCTCGAACTTCTTGTCGAGGGTGATGCCGGCGTTGTTCACCAACACGTCGGTACGCCCGTAGATATCCGTAACGCGGTCGGCCATCGCCTCGACTTCCTGCACCTCGGACACGTCCGCCTGTACCGGCACTGCCGACCCGCCCGCACGCTCTATCTCGTCCGCCACGTCGTTGGCGGCGGCCTCCGAAGACCGATAGTTGACCACCACGTCGGCACCGTGTCTCCCGAGTTCCTCCGCGATACCCCGTCCGATACCGCGCGACGCGCCGGTCACCACGCAGGTCTGATTTTCGAGCATCATAGTTGTCGGTGAGGGCAATCTCCGACAGTGGGAACCGTTCGGCGTCCGCGCGAACCGTCGGATGGTGGCCCTCCTCCTCGTCTAAGACGCCCCCACACGCAACAATAATAGTTGCCCTTAAACCGAGTTTCTCGACTTCGCTAGTGTATAAGGGACTTACGAGAGCGGAACGGTCGTTCGTGGTTACGAAGCGACAGTCACTTTAGGGTGGCCTAAAGAACGGCAGGTACGCATGATGCAGGACACCTGTCTGGTGGTCCCGACCATCAGAGAGTACGAGTGTCTCAGGACGTACTTCGAGAACGCCCGGACACACGGCTTCGACTTGGACCGTCTGCACGTCGTCCTCGTCACCGAGGACTTCTGTGACACCGACGCGATGGCCGCGATGCTCGACGACGAGGGTGTCGACGGCCGCGTCTTCGACGGGACGGCCCGGGAGGCGTGGTTCGGCGAGCAGGGCATCCCCGAGTACAGCCACCTGATTCCCGAGGCGAGTCACGCACAGACGAGTTTCGGCCTGCTCTACACGTGGGCCAACGACTTCGAGTACTGCGTCTTCCTCGACGACGACACGCTCCCCCACCCCGACTACGACTTCTTCGGCACGCACTTCCAGAACCTCGCACACGAAGGCGAGATAGAGCGCGTCCGCTCGGACGAGCAGTGGGTAAACGTCCTCTACCAGAACGCCGAGGAACACGGCCTCTATCCGCGGGGATACCCCTACAGCGCGATGGACGAGACGGTGGAGACGGACACCACGAAAGTCACCGACGTGGTGGCCTCCCAAGGCCTCTGGACGAACGTCCCGGACCTTGACGCGGTGCG
This genomic window contains:
- a CDS encoding acyl-CoA carboxylase subunit beta — its product is MSRQEESDEPTDESPVEELRRRRAAAELGGGEARIERQHEKGKLTARERVDYLLDDGTFEELDPFVEHRAQSFGMDEKQFPGDAVVTGYGEVDGRKVFVFAHDFTVLGGSVGEVVADKICKVMDKAIENGVPVVGLNDSGGARIQEGVDSLVGFAKIFQRNTQASGLVPQISAIMGPCAGGATYSPALTDFTFMVEDTSHMFITGPDVIETVTGEQVSKAELGGAQTHATRSGVAHFAAESEEAALDDIRRLLSYLPQNNMEDPPRVSPWDDPDRSCDGLTDIVPAEPRKPYDMTEVIGRVVDEDSFFETHDGWARNVVTGFGRLDGHVVGVVANQPRVSAGTLDIDASEKAARFVRTCDAFNVPVLTLVDVPGFMPGTEQEHNGIIRRGAKLIYAYAEATVPLMSVVVRKAYGGAYIVMSSKMLGSDVNYAWPGAEMAVLGPRGAVNILFRNEIAEADDPDARRQELMDEFREEFAHPYGPAKRGYIDDVIDPAETRSRLVDDLDLLRRKREDTPPKDHGNIPL
- a CDS encoding beta-ketoacyl-ACP reductase, with product MMLENQTCVVTGASRGIGRGIAEELGRHGADVVVNYRSSEAAANDVADEIERAGGSAVPVQADVSEVQEVEAMADRVTDIYGRTDVLVNNAGITLDKKFENMTKEDWERVIDVNLGGVYNTTNAFFEDLKTADDGRLINISSVVGQQGNYGQANYATTKSGLFGFTRTLALELASTGSTANCVAPGFVETDMLEEVPERVQQKILDRIPLNRFATVDDVAGIVRFLAGPDSSYMTGQILAVNGGMEW
- a CDS encoding alpha-1 4-glucan-protein synthase, producing MMQDTCLVVPTIREYECLRTYFENARTHGFDLDRLHVVLVTEDFCDTDAMAAMLDDEGVDGRVFDGTAREAWFGEQGIPEYSHLIPEASHAQTSFGLLYTWANDFEYCVFLDDDTLPHPDYDFFGTHFQNLAHEGEIERVRSDEQWVNVLYQNAEEHGLYPRGYPYSAMDETVETDTTKVTDVVASQGLWTNVPDLDAVRILMDGDLQGQAQTRTSTEDFDGNFVAGEGNYLTVCSMNLAFRREVIPAFYQLPMDDNEWDVGRFDDIWSGLFLKRACDVLDKHIVNGDPLCEHNKAPRSTFSDLTNEVHGLECNEHVWEVIDDVGADADTFAGVFTAMADALAEGDFSDYENGAFLNYCGEYMQDWLACIEELEPGTVPDTATAATADD